The following are encoded in a window of Panicum virgatum strain AP13 chromosome 5N, P.virgatum_v5, whole genome shotgun sequence genomic DNA:
- the LOC120671981 gene encoding uncharacterized protein At4g15970-like gives MATTSKSKVGTSLSPVVVFLLGAASATAVLIFFVTSAARPAWPALEAGAQRRGEVPGSASVRCGTPRANGAAGAEQHVGVTAPPANETGADDDGESEFARMLRRAAMEDRTVIMTSVNEAWAAPGSLLDSFLESFRVGENVSHFVKHIVVVAMDEGAFRRCRAVHPHCHLLLPEKEGLDLSGAKSYMTKDYLDLVWSKLKLQQRILELGYNLLFTDVDVAWFRNPLVHITMAADITTSSDFYFGDPDDLGNFPNTGFIHFKSTPRNARAMAYWHAARRRFPENHDQFVFNEIKRELAGELGVRIRFIDAATVSGFCQLGRDLNRIATVHMTCCIGLENKLFDLERVVADWKRYMAHPLWERRMGKIGWTFEGGRCIH, from the exons ATGGCGACGACCTCCAAGTCCAAGGTCGGCACCTCTCTGTCTCCGgtggtcgtcttcctcctcgggGCGGCCTCGGCCACCGCGgtgctcatcttcttcgtcacgtcggcggcgaggcccgCGTGGcccgcgctggaggctggtgctCAGAGAAGAGGGGAGGTGCCTGGCTCGGCTAGTGTGCGTTGCGGCACTCCACGGGCAAACGGCGCGGCCGGAGCAGAGCAGCACGTCGGAGTGACAGCTCCTCCGGCTAATGAG AccggcgccgacgacgacggcgagtcGGAGTTCGCGCGGAtgctgcggcgagcggcgaTGGAGGACCGGACGGTGATCATGACGTCGGTGaacgaggcgtgggcggcgccggggTCGCTGCTGGACTCGTTCCTGGAGAGCTTCCGCGTGGGCGAGAACGTCTCGCACTTCGTGAAGCACATCGTGGTGGTGGCCATGGACGAGGGCGCGTTCCGGCGGTGCCGGGCCGTGCACCCGCACTGCCACCTCCTCCTGCCGGAGAAGGAGGGCCTGGACCTCTCCGGCGCCAAGAGCTACATGACCAAGGACTACCTCGACCTCGTCTGGAGCAAGCTCAAGCTGCAGCAGCGCATCCTCGAGCTCGGCTACAACCTCCTCTTCACG GACGTTGACGTGGCGTGGTTCCGGAACCCGCTGGTGCACATCACGATGGCGGCGGACATCACGACGTCGAGCGACTTCTACTTCGGCGACCCGGACGACCTGGGCAACTTCCCCAACACGGGCTTCATCCACTTCAAGTCGACGCCCCGGAACGCCCGCGCCATGGCCTACTGgcacgcggcgcggcggcggttccCGGAGAACCACGACCAGTTCGTGTTCAACGAGATCAagcgggagctcgccggcgagctcggcgtccgGATCCGGTTCATCGACGCCGCGACCGTCAGCGGGTTCTGCCAGCTGGGGCGGGACCTGAACCGGATCGCCACCGTGCACATGACCTGCTGCATCGGGCTGGAGAACAAGCTGTTCGACCTCGAGAGGGTGGTCGCGGACTGGAAGCGATACATGGCGCACCCGCTGTGGGAGCGCCGGATGGGGAAGATCGGCTGGACGTTCGAGGGAGGACGCTGCATACACTGA
- the LOC120672892 gene encoding alpha-glucosidase 2-like, which produces MTGGGGGSTRRPSAAARSRGRPSDASEPEPDARRAAAAAARRRGRGDHGPLRIMDVRRRTLAFLGIASFALMLVAFVAYTGGWWEEVEGEGAATLRRVMRSVTPLPAPRMMDLPQFQGDHKESLYWGTYRPNVYLGIRSRSPLSLIAGLMWIGLKNGQYFLRHVCQDSDELSTYGWTVHNGRDYGHQVLVDHGLFLTTSFLKEKGEGSGYGGDWAVRLNANSERSSLSDSQGSSTHLFFYVADESGKSITMGSHVSSSRGPVLLASGSHDEIGDWELYLRSEDNLEIHRAGFKSMSMHNLSDLVQQAVATNAMQTGNLNLPDTTEDSSNIMIYQISIKTPAQIDIVFLSGSASKNPTVEERISKLTGPMLSARLESKQKEFEERYDQIFNVNNKIDSKELSVGRAALSNLLGGVGYFYGQSKIALPKGFTQKNGDKYIPYWPAALYTAVPSRSFFPRGFLWDEGFHQLVIWRWDVHISMDIIGHWLDLLNSDGWIPREQILGAEALSKVPEEFVLQYPSSGNPPTLFLAIRDLASGIHAQQFSDDEAEKISAFLERAYIRLNSWFQWFNSTQSGKYEGTFYWHGRDNMTTKELNPKTLTSGLDDYPRASHPNDDERHVDLRCWMLLATNCIRSIAEFLKMDSALEKDYYKMSNQLSDFGTLNKWHLDDKIGAYFDYGNHTEKVRLRWYDVQDRDTMRRELLRETLQPPQLQLVPHVGYVSLFPFMMGAIPPESWVLEKQLDLISNTSILWTDYGLRSLSRTSSIYMKRNTEHDPPYWRGAIWINMNYMILSALHHYSHEDGSYKGRAGELYDKLRSNLIRNIVKNYHETGFFWENFDQKNKGKGKGARSFTGWSSLLVLIMAESYPTLHR; this is translated from the exons atgaccggcggcggcggaggcagcacCCGGCGTccgtccgccgccgctaggAGCCGCGGTAGGCCCTCCGACGcctcggagccggagccggacgcTCGCCGAGCCGCggccgcagcggcgcggcgccgtgGCCGTGGCGACCATGGCCCCCTGCGTATCATGGACGTGAGGCGCCGAACCCTCGCGTTCTTAGGGATTGCTTCCTTCGCCCTCATGTTGGTTGCCTTCGTGGCGTATACGGGCGGGTGGTGGGAGGAGGTGGAAGGGGAGGGCGCGGCGACGCTACGAAGGGTCATGCGCTCCGTCACGCCGCTGCCAGCGCCCAGGATGATGGATCTGCCTCAG TTCCAAGGTGACCACAAGGAAAGCTTGTATTGGGGCACTTACAGACCAAATGTGTATCTTGGAATTCGTTCAAG ATCTCCTCTGTCTTTAATTGCTGGATTGATGTGGATTGGCTTGAAAAATGGGCAATATTTTCTTCGTCATGTTTGCCAAGATTCTGATGAGCTGAGCACATATGGGTGGACAGTTCACAATGGTAGGGATTATGGACATCAGGTGCTGGTTGATCATGGTCTATTCTTGACTACTAGTTTTCTTAAAGAGAAAGGAGAGGGCAGTGGTTATGGTGGAGACTGGGCAGTTCGATTGAATGCTAACAGTGAGAG GTCAAGTTTAAGTGATTCTCAAGGAAGCAGCACACATCTATTTTTCTACGTTGCTGACGAAAGTGGAAAGTCAATCACTATGGGGTCACATGTATCTTCATCAAGGGGCCCTGTTCTTTTGGCATCTGGATCGCACGATGAGATTGGTGATTGGGAATTGTACTTGAGATCTGAG GACAATCTGGAAATTCACAGAGCTGGATTCAAATCAATGAGTATGCATAATCTGAGTGACCTAGTACAACAGGCCGTTGCAACTAAT GCAATGCAAACTGGGAACCTTAACTTGCCAGACACGACTGAAGATTCTTCAAATATAATGATCTATCAG attTCCATAAAGACTCCTGCTCAAATAGATATAGTATTCTTGTCAGGGTCTGCCTCGAAAAATCCAACGGTTGAAGAACGGATTAGCAAGCTAACAG GTCCCATGCTGAGCGCTCGtcttgaatcaaaacaaaaggAATTTGAAGAGAGATATGATCAAATATTCAATGTCAATAATAAG ATTGATTCCAAAGAATTATCTGTTGGTAGAGCTGCCTTGTCAAATCTTCTTGGTGGTGTTGGCTACTTCTATGGGCAGTCCAAAATTGCGCTTCCAAAAGGTTTTACA CAAAAAAACGGGGATAAATATATTCCATATTGGCCAGCTGCGTTATATACTGCTGTACCCAGCCGCTCATTCTTTCCAAGGGGATTTCTGTGGGATGAGGGCTTCCATCAATTAGTCATTTG GCGTTGGGATGTGCATATATCAATGGATATCATTGGACATTGGTTAGATCTGCTTAATTCAGATGGATGGATTCCTAGGGAGCAAATCTTAGGAGCTGAGGCTTTAAG TAAAGTTCCTGAGGAATTTGTTCTGCAGTACCCTTCCAGTGGAAACCCTCCAACTTTATTTCTTGCGATACGTG ATTTGGCAAGTGGAATACATGCACAACAGTTTTCAGATGATGAAGCTGAAAAGATTTCCGCTTTCCTTGAAAGGGCTTATATACGGCTGAATTCTTGGTTCCAGTGGTTCAACAGTACACAATCAG GTAAATACGAAGGCACCTTCTATTGGCATGGAAGAGACAACATGACAACAAAGGAGTTGAACccaaag ACTTTGACATCTGGATTGGATGATTATCCTCGTGCATCTCACCCTAACGATGATGAACGCCATGTTGACCTTCGTTGCTGGATGCTTCTAGCTACAAACTGCATTCGTTCAATTGCGGAGTTTCTTAAAATGGATAGCGCTCTTGAGAAA GATTACTATAAGATGTCAAATCAACTTTCAGATTTTGGAACACTTAACAAG TGGCACTTGGATGACAAAATTGGTGCTTATTTCGACTATGGTAACCATACTGAAAAG GTCCGATTGAGATGGTATGATGTCCAAGACAGGGATACTATGAGACGAGAGCTCTTGCGAGAAACATTACAACCCCCTCAGCTGCAATTAGTACCCCATGTTGGTTATGTCAGCCTCTTCCCATTCATGATGGGAGCTATTCCACCT GAATCATGGGTTCTTGAGAAACAGCTCGATCTAATATCCAATACCTCTATATTGTGGACAGATTATGGCCTTCGGTCACTTTCTAGAACAAG TTCAATATACATGAAGCGTAATACGGAGCATGATCCCCCATATTGGAGAGGTGCCATTTGGATAAACATGAACTACATGATTCTTTCAGCACTACATCATTATTCACATG AGGATGGCTCATACAAGGGCAGGGCAGGAGAATTATATgacaagctaagatcaaatctTATCCG GAATATCGTGAAGAATTACCATGAAACTGGTTTCTTCTGGGAAAACTTTGACCAGAAGAACAAGGGAAAGGGAAAGGGTGCACGGTCATTTACTGGATGGAGTTCACTTCTTGTTCTTATCATGGCAGAGTCGTACCCGACATTGCATAGGTGA